Proteins encoded within one genomic window of Bradyrhizobium sp. 186:
- a CDS encoding response regulator translates to MTIQRPPCPKCQTTTMLARITPGPAGFDIRTFECPACDFIHQIAVELVDPMKSADTLAWFQGELRAPA, encoded by the coding sequence ATGACCATTCAGCGACCACCTTGTCCCAAATGCCAGACAACGACGATGCTGGCGCGCATCACGCCCGGTCCCGCCGGTTTTGACATTCGTACCTTCGAATGTCCCGCTTGCGATTTCATCCATCAGATCGCGGTCGAGTTGGTGGACCCGATGAAATCAGCTGATACCTTGGCTTGGTTTCAGGGCGAATTGCGGGCGCCTGCGTAG
- a CDS encoding ABC transporter substrate-binding protein, translating to MRIVGRVLLVFVVALASLGAMSQQHAEQSAGDKEIRIGNVMPYSGPLSEFGAIGKAEAAYFDMINDRGGINGRKVRFITRDDNSDPTTALELTRNLVEKDDVLLMFGSFGTPGNLATRRYLNEKKIPQLFVASGDEELSQAKAFPWTMGWQPSFKAEGRIYANYIQAYYPHRKIVVLWQNDQFGRVLFKGIEEGLGDLNRLVLVDIAFDIADEHLEGHVSILKRAGADIFVFLGVPSTAAKVIKLAAALKWRPVFIVNDASASIANAMAPAGLENSAGVISAAFLKDPSDPAWKDDPAMKDWFAFMDKYHHVESTNNSAALYGYAVAEALTRVLKQCGDDLSRENIMRQAASLRDHQPPVALPSIRMNTSPDSYLPIKQMRLVQFDGRSWQPFGEVIETAFSEGAKR from the coding sequence ATGCGCATCGTCGGCAGGGTGCTGCTCGTTTTCGTGGTCGCGTTGGCGTCGCTGGGGGCGATGTCCCAGCAACATGCAGAGCAATCCGCTGGCGACAAGGAAATCCGCATCGGCAATGTGATGCCGTATTCGGGACCGCTTTCGGAATTCGGCGCGATCGGCAAGGCGGAGGCCGCCTATTTCGATATGATCAACGATCGTGGCGGCATCAACGGGCGCAAGGTCCGTTTCATCACGCGCGACGACAATTCCGACCCGACGACGGCGCTGGAGCTGACCCGCAATCTGGTCGAGAAGGACGACGTGCTGTTGATGTTCGGATCGTTCGGCACGCCCGGCAATCTCGCCACGCGCCGGTATCTGAATGAGAAGAAAATCCCGCAGCTTTTCGTCGCCTCCGGCGACGAGGAGCTGAGCCAGGCCAAGGCGTTTCCCTGGACCATGGGCTGGCAACCCTCGTTCAAGGCCGAGGGGCGCATCTACGCCAACTACATCCAGGCCTATTATCCGCATCGCAAGATCGTGGTGCTCTGGCAGAACGATCAGTTCGGGCGCGTGCTCTTCAAGGGCATCGAGGAAGGTCTTGGCGATCTGAACCGTCTTGTCCTCGTCGATATCGCCTTCGACATCGCCGATGAACATCTCGAAGGGCACGTCTCGATCCTCAAGCGCGCCGGCGCCGATATTTTCGTCTTTCTCGGGGTGCCGTCGACGGCGGCCAAGGTGATCAAGCTGGCGGCGGCACTCAAATGGCGCCCGGTCTTCATCGTGAACGATGCCTCCGCCTCGATCGCCAATGCGATGGCGCCCGCAGGATTGGAGAATTCGGCCGGCGTGATCTCGGCGGCCTTTCTGAAGGATCCGAGCGATCCCGCATGGAAAGACGATCCTGCAATGAAGGACTGGTTCGCCTTCATGGACAAGTACCATCACGTAGAAAGCACGAACAACAGCGCTGCGCTCTATGGCTACGCCGTGGCCGAGGCGCTGACGCGAGTGCTGAAACAATGCGGCGACGACCTATCGCGCGAGAACATCATGCGTCAGGCGGCTTCGCTCAGGGATCATCAGCCCCCCGTTGCGTTGCCCAGCATCAGGATGAATACCTCGCCAGACAGCTATCTGCCGATCAAGCAGATGCGGCTCGTCCAGTTTGACGGCCGCTCCTGGCAACCATTCGGCGAGGTGATCGAAACCGCATTCAGCGAAGGCGCGAAGCGATGA
- a CDS encoding enolase C-terminal domain-like protein yields the protein MTETIRIKRFAARPVIVPMNLPLQTSTGAVAKAALVLIDCETDQGARGHAYLFSITPSALKPLTAMVTEMSELLACDELLPFEIERKLTQRFTLLGLAGLQRLAQSGIDMAAWDALARSRGLPLARLLGGAPKPVKAYNSKGLGIMPAAAAVDEAHKLLAEGFQAAKIRVGRLDAREDLAVVRAVRKAVGDQVTLMCDYNQALTVTEAIRRGEMLDDEGLLWIEEPIRHDDYAGCARIADALRTPVQIGENFDSAFAMESALSAEACDYVMPDVQRIGGVTGWLRAASLAHAAGIEMSTHLFSEVSAHLLCVTPTAHWLEYVDWADAVLATRLKIKDGFALPSEEPGNGIAWDEAAVAKYLVG from the coding sequence ATGACCGAAACCATCCGCATCAAGCGCTTCGCCGCGCGCCCCGTGATCGTGCCGATGAACCTGCCGCTCCAAACCTCGACCGGCGCGGTCGCCAAGGCGGCGCTGGTGCTGATCGACTGCGAGACCGACCAGGGCGCACGGGGACATGCCTATCTGTTCTCGATCACGCCGTCGGCCTTGAAGCCGCTGACGGCGATGGTCACGGAAATGTCGGAGCTGCTCGCATGCGACGAGCTGCTGCCGTTCGAGATCGAGCGCAAGCTGACCCAGCGCTTCACGCTGTTGGGTTTGGCCGGCCTCCAGCGACTGGCGCAATCCGGCATCGACATGGCGGCGTGGGACGCGCTGGCGCGCAGCAGAGGCCTGCCGCTGGCGCGCCTGCTCGGCGGCGCACCGAAGCCGGTCAAGGCCTACAATTCGAAGGGGCTTGGCATCATGCCGGCGGCGGCCGCGGTCGATGAGGCGCACAAGCTGCTGGCCGAGGGTTTTCAGGCTGCAAAGATCCGCGTCGGTCGGCTCGACGCGCGGGAAGACCTCGCCGTCGTGCGCGCGGTGCGAAAGGCCGTCGGCGACCAGGTCACGCTGATGTGCGACTACAATCAAGCGCTGACGGTGACCGAGGCCATTCGCCGCGGCGAGATGCTCGACGACGAGGGGCTGCTGTGGATCGAGGAGCCGATCCGCCATGACGACTACGCCGGCTGCGCCCGCATTGCGGACGCGCTCCGCACGCCGGTCCAGATCGGCGAGAATTTTGACAGCGCCTTCGCGATGGAATCCGCGCTTTCGGCAGAGGCCTGCGATTACGTCATGCCGGACGTGCAGCGCATCGGCGGCGTCACCGGCTGGCTGCGCGCGGCCTCGCTGGCGCACGCCGCCGGCATCGAGATGTCGACGCATCTGTTCTCGGAAGTCAGCGCGCATTTGCTGTGCGTGACGCCGACCGCGCATTGGCTGGAATATGTCGACTGGGCCGACGCGGTGCTGGCGACGCGGTTGAAGATCAAGGACGGTTTTGCGCTGCCGAGCGAGGAGCCCGGCAACGGCATCGCATGGGATGAGGCGGCTGTCGCGAAGTATCTGGTCGGATGA
- a CDS encoding response regulator, with protein MPKILLAEDDNDMRRFLVKALENAGFQVSSHDNGMAAYQRLREEPFEMLLTDIVMPEMDGIELARRASELDPDIKIMFITGFAAVALNSDSDAPKNAKVLSKPVHLRELVSEVNKMLAA; from the coding sequence ATGCCAAAGATCCTGCTCGCCGAAGACGACAACGACATGCGCCGTTTCCTGGTCAAGGCGCTGGAAAACGCCGGTTTTCAGGTCTCGTCCCATGACAATGGCATGGCCGCCTATCAGCGGCTGCGGGAAGAGCCGTTCGAGATGCTCCTGACCGACATCGTGATGCCGGAGATGGACGGCATCGAGCTCGCCCGCCGGGCCTCGGAACTCGATCCCGACATCAAGATCATGTTCATCACCGGCTTCGCCGCGGTGGCGCTGAACTCGGATTCGGACGCCCCCAAGAACGCCAAGGTGCTGTCGAAACCTGTGCACCTGCGCGAATTGGTGAGCGAAGTGAACAAGATGCTGGCGGCCTAA
- a CDS encoding DUF4440 domain-containing protein, whose product MIRPEMSPDSVKPQSFARGRHLAAIAAALFLAVTFSSGGRALAAANDAEARTIFEKFIAAQNAHNADNVRAMLWNSPSTLLFARGIDTRGRDAVADRFKAYYEGTWHLEPDMSQFRVAVISNEVIQILVPIVFTRGLPGKPPQQNTFLISQTYVEDASGWHVASILPVANTELK is encoded by the coding sequence ATGATCCGACCCGAGATGTCTCCGGACTCCGTCAAGCCACAATCATTTGCACGAGGTCGTCATCTTGCGGCAATTGCCGCGGCGCTGTTTCTCGCCGTGACGTTCTCGTCAGGTGGACGCGCGCTGGCTGCCGCAAATGATGCCGAGGCGCGAACCATCTTCGAAAAATTCATTGCCGCACAGAATGCGCATAACGCGGACAATGTGAGGGCCATGCTCTGGAATTCGCCCAGCACGCTCTTGTTTGCGAGAGGCATCGATACGAGAGGCCGTGATGCGGTCGCCGACCGCTTCAAGGCGTATTACGAGGGCACTTGGCATCTTGAACCCGACATGTCGCAATTCCGTGTCGCTGTGATCTCGAACGAGGTCATACAGATCCTCGTCCCCATCGTTTTCACGCGAGGTCTTCCGGGCAAGCCACCCCAACAAAATACGTTTCTGATCAGCCAGACATACGTTGAAGATGCGAGCGGCTGGCACGTCGCCTCCATCCTGCCGGTCGCAAACACGGAACTGAAATAG
- a CDS encoding N-formylglutamate amidohydrolase yields MTRFDGDMSPAFEIVEPAEWRAPVIFNSPHSGSTYPDEFLLASRIDLPTLRRSEDSFMDELIGHLSDRGFPTVRVNFPRSYVDVNREPYELDPRMFFGRLPSFANTRSMRVAGGLGTIPRVVGDGQEIYRERILVDDALGRIETLYKPYHRALRRLINKVHQMFGTVVLVDCHSMPSVGVSRDEPRRPDIVIGDRYGTSCTPLLPDRVEDTLSRLGYSIGRNKPYAGGFITEHYGNPASGLHAVQLELNRGIYMDERRRERSPRFAQVASDFAALADVLATTIPFGDLGPFQAAAE; encoded by the coding sequence ATGACCCGGTTTGACGGCGACATGTCGCCAGCCTTCGAGATCGTGGAGCCCGCCGAATGGCGCGCGCCGGTCATCTTCAACTCGCCCCATTCCGGCTCGACCTACCCCGACGAATTCCTGCTGGCCTCGCGGATCGACCTGCCGACGCTGCGGCGGTCGGAAGATTCCTTTATGGACGAGCTGATCGGCCATCTCAGCGATCGCGGCTTTCCGACCGTGCGGGTCAACTTTCCCCGCTCCTATGTCGACGTCAATCGCGAGCCCTATGAGCTCGACCCGCGGATGTTCTTCGGACGCCTGCCGAGCTTCGCCAATACCCGTTCGATGCGGGTGGCGGGCGGGCTCGGCACCATCCCGCGCGTGGTCGGCGACGGCCAGGAGATCTATCGCGAGCGCATTCTGGTCGACGACGCGCTGGGGCGGATCGAGACGCTCTACAAGCCCTACCACCGCGCGCTGCGCCGGCTGATCAACAAGGTGCACCAGATGTTTGGCACCGTGGTGCTGGTCGACTGTCACTCGATGCCCTCGGTCGGCGTCTCCCGCGACGAGCCGCGGCGGCCCGACATCGTGATTGGCGACCGCTACGGCACAAGCTGCACGCCGCTCTTGCCGGACCGGGTCGAGGACACCCTGAGCAGGCTCGGCTATTCGATCGGCCGCAACAAGCCCTATGCCGGCGGGTTCATCACCGAGCATTACGGAAATCCGGCGAGCGGCCTGCACGCGGTGCAGCTCGAGCTCAACCGCGGGATCTACATGGACGAGCGGCGGCGCGAGCGCAGCCCGCGCTTTGCGCAGGTGGCCTCCGACTTCGCGGCGCTCGCCGACGTGCTGGCAACCACGATCCCGTTCGGCGATCTCGGCCCGTTCCAGGCCGCGGCGGAATAG